The nucleotide sequence AGATACCAGAAAATATTACGATCTTGACTCACTTTGGCTAAAACCTCCAGCAAAACAAATCATTAAGATTCAATAACCCATGAAGATATATCTTTGTACTCTTCAAGCAGTTCTGATTTATCAAAAAATATTCCGAGTTCAGTTTGAGCAGATTCTACTGAATCAGACCCGTGAATAAGGTTTCTACCTATATCAATACCAAAATCACCTCGTATTGTC is from SAR202 cluster bacterium and encodes:
- a CDS encoding nucleoside-diphosphate kinase, whose product is SAHVDKPFFGPLVEFITSGPIVAIALQGKDCVAVVRNTMGSTNPVDANPGTIRGDFGIDIGRNLIHGSDSVESAQTELGIFFDKSELLEEYKDISSWVIES